A genomic window from Plasmodium reichenowi strain SY57 chromosome 6, whole genome shotgun sequence includes:
- a CDS encoding SNARE associated Golgi protein, putative, translated as MNKAKIKLMTHETDILSSISKKKQNKEVKLHLFYLSLIFLFFILLITLYIYLIPGLNIEGKKKLKILIPKNFKDLINFNKREKIKILYDSLVSYKNEHGMVLLILLSLLYIFYQSFPIFLWWMTGTASIITILIGAFYNYVFSILYCSILSTISPLIAYAIIVYYGKTVIEHFFKKSLIQFQEKIKKRVKNKLDLFFYIAILRLTPIFPNSLINILGATLSLPVVPFVLATYIGLLPNTIILVSIGQALNRLSSVNMKHQFYVPITFIILLLLFQKIVSSKYKEISL; from the exons atgaataaagcgaaaataaaattaatgaCACATGAAACAGATATATTGTCATctatttcaaaaaaaaaacaaaataaagaGGTTAAGcttcatcttttttatctatccttaatatttcttttttttatattacttATAACATTGTACATATATCTAATACCTG GTTTAAATATTGAAGGCAAAAAGAAactaaaaatattaattcCTAAAAACTTTAAagatttaataaatttcaATAAAAGAgagaaaattaaaattcTATATGATTCTTTAgtatcatataaaaatgagCATGGAATGGTTTTATTAATCCTATTATCATtactttatattttctatcAATCTTTtccaatttttttatggtGGATGACTGGAACAGCTAGTATTATAACCATATTAATAGGAgctttttataattatgtcttttctattttatattgttcTATTTTATCAACCATATCTCCATTGATTGCATATGCAATAATTGTCTATTATGGAAAAACAGTCATTGAgcatttttttaagaaatcTCTTATACAATTTCAagaaaaaatcaaaaaaagagttaaaaataaattggacttatttttttatatagcTATTTTAAGATTAACTCCAATTTTCCCCAATTctttaattaatatacTTGGAGCAACTTTATCACTTCCTGTAGTTCCATTTGTATTAGCAACGTATATTGGACTTTTACCAAATACTATCATATTGG TTTCCATAGGACAAGCATTAAACAGATTATCTTCAGTAAATATGAAGCATCAATTTTATGTACCCAtaacatttataatattgttgttactttttcaaaaaatagtaagcagtaaatataaagagATAAGTCTTTAG
- a CDS encoding succinate dehydrogenase subunit 3, putative — protein sequence MVRKAFYLPALFLGGASLSHFYASKELDEIEKEVKKSIWGFSTGVVIGLVIGICIGTNYYYIFNKIFSIFDYFMKDPEEEKDE from the coding sequence ATGGTAAGAAAGGCATTTTATTTACCAGCTTTATTTTTAGGTGGAGCGTCTTTAAGTCATTTTTATGCATCGAAAGAATTAGATGaaatagaaaaagaagTGAAAAAATCCATCTGGGGATTTTCAACTGGTGTAGTAATAGGGTTAGTAATTGGAATATGTATAGgaacaaattattattacattttcaacaaaatattttcaatctttgattattttatgaaagatccggaagaagaaaaagatgaaTAA
- a CDS encoding transcription factor with AP2 domain(s), putative gives MIRTFLINDKCFHKITYRNIKYSNHVEIFNIHFFNFVSCNLQTKNYGLIFFNNKRNFGVKRVVQKRKYMLKLIQPHQEQFDSEKYAKYLEQERMSEKVNINNINMDDEKQVELYENYLLNYKYNKKQVEKNGTLPLSLLSSSFIRRTIYSNREDVLKKLKNINWKKYCCNVKGVRWHASGAWRVYFCKRNYQHNFFVKCDCYFRVGIYGFEKSKELAVLYRKRLEYEYLLLMKRWKEIEVENAKKRKMIKESKQKDNYNLELDEDTQQMDEENYINEK, from the exons atgattAGAACTTTCttaataaatgataaatgTTTCCATAAAATTACttatagaaatattaagTATAGTAATCATGTTGAAATATTTAACATACACTTTTTCAACTTTGTATCGTGTAATCTTCAAACTAAAAACTATGGTTTAATATTCTTcaataataaaaggaaCTTTGGAGTAAAAAGAGTTGTTCAAAAAAGAA aatatatGCTAAAATTAATACAACCACACCAGGAACAGTTTGACTCAGAAAAATATGCAAAATATCTAGAGCAAGAAAGAATGAGTgaaaaagtaaatataaataatattaatatggACGATGAAAAACAAGTTGAATTATAcgaaaattatttattaaattataaatataataaaaagcAAGTTGAAAAAAATGGTACTTTACccttatcattattatcctCTTCATTCATTCGAAGAACAATTTATTCAAATAGAGAAGATgtcttaaaaaaattaaaaaatattaactGGAAAAAGTACTGTTGTAATGTTAAAGGGGTAAGGTGGCATGCCAGTGGAGCATGGCGAgtttatttttgtaaaagaaattatcagcacaatttttttgttaaatgTGATTGTTATTTTCGTGTAGGTATTTATGGTTTTGAAAAAAGTAAAGAACTAGCTGTCCTTTATAGAAAAAGGCTTGAATATGAATACCTTTTATTGATGAAAAGATGGAAAGAAATTGAAGT ggAAAATGctaaaaaaagaaaaatgataaaagaATCTAAACAGAAAGACAACTATAACTTGGAACTTGATGAAGATACCCAACAAATGgatgaagaaaattatattaatgaaaaatga
- a CDS encoding hypothetical protein (conserved Plasmodium protein, unknown function~part of same gene as PRSY57_0610000B~gap found within coding sequence) — MFRLNNVRHFLKSKIRFSGGKQHPKWVVKDKEKYNIFTYDNSYYGENFRYNNFILHLRSYKYYIDYIIENIYRTLKNCATFFFNPIKNIILKHNPDIRYQLVALMAFFGTTSAITCYHNNIYQNIIDVTNMLELGVVDDMKENNFFDTQSELQNKNIED; from the exons atg TTTCGATTAAATAATGTGAgacattttttaaaaagtaaaattAGGTTTAGTGGTGGAAAGCAACATCCAAAATGGGTTGTTAAggataaagaaaaatataatatttttacttaTGATAATTCATACTATGGGGAAAATTttagatataataattttatattacatttaagatcatacaaatattatattgattATATCATTGAAAACATTTACAGAACGCTTAAAAATTGTGCaacatttttctttaatccaataaaaaatattatattaaaacaCAACCCTGATATTCGTTATCAATTAGTAGCTCTTATGGCCTTTTTTGGAACAACATCTGCCATAACATGTTATCacaataatatttatcaaaatataatagatGTAACAAATATGTTGGAATTAGGAGTAGTAGATGAtatgaaagaaaataatttttttgatacACAAAGTGAActacaaaataaaaatatcgAGGATT
- a CDS encoding hypothetical protein (conserved Plasmodium protein, unknown function~part of same gene as PRSY57_0610000A~gap found within coding sequence), with the protein EMALKDATQKNSFNQLCSFLTIKEDEPIVSFKPKHIWRYNMIPYGENNPDTKTFAIPASEKPFRSFALNFTYNNLSGNWGDYIDRRDNKGSLLRPSRYMFTDVLIPTTK; encoded by the coding sequence GGAAATGGCATTAAAAGATGCTACACAAAAAAATAGCTTTAATCAATTATGCAGCTTTTTAACCATAAAAGAGGATGAACCAATAGTTAGTTTCAAGCCAAAACACATATGGagatataatatgataCCTTATGGAGAAAACAACCCTGATACGAAAACATTTGCAATTCCTGCTTCTGAAAAACCATTTAGATCATTTGCTTTAAATTTTACATACAATAACTTATCAGGAAATTGGGGAGATTATATTGATAGAAGAGATAATAAAGGATCATTATTAAGACCATCAAGATATATGTTTACAGATGTATTAATACCCACAACCAAATAA
- a CDS encoding SWI/SNF-related matrix-associated actin- dependent regulator of chromatin, with protein sequence MELFDRGSLRNLFVGSCNEKDDIIKNLFVSAITPSIKDIDEKNYNLLGILNKYENEINSCINMSNYYINEAYSSNLKSEKVRRKLRIHIYTIYKDGQREVSFPSNINLEDSHRIYNYVSPSTFTFNIHGYVLNLDENDKDLFEKEECLSRSKKIQSELNSNNSIKENGMNSKEMDSQNSYSDVDNISDISEQEIDYYSTSAMKFTSFFSTIIVMRDTETIIYDKKNKNYYDCDKLTFTRIVNENTKETMKIFLFLDQKIPFFELSPELKDFMKSSEETLPEIIRCIYAYSLENDLIDSSIMKTDEVLKSILEVDEYEFSELPKLLKKHISIQKPIVLEHVIDLENSEQSESIYDIVIDTFEPYVSFENGEYKKFLLDSHKFNKLLELLRINEKEYLMNNKLNEMSSNDEDKSVQKKKQVDNNSDDHKNSNEDQILSEIHKTEKDIMQKENFYDNSEDISLSNIKESNNLTDVENDNEVIDENITKQIEEQVNNDMILYNNTNSDVKKETKSIEEKNFNKEDPRDQVFLQEQNNDKISSMGMSTFELINGLQNEINELDEKIIKTLNKIKHKNGLRLHYKNFCENPCKFIDHFMNSKFSENMQNVNDNSYIYEQAANINDDNYYKLPWVHRGISKYLLIKNKNFDDILKTVLNSMNLECKRKENPNIYENINNTQGIMLNKTKDKRLKTLKNNYTQQNVLKNNSCEGISNKYMNYPQLVNNNSINTFQNFGNNINYINNNMQNPYMVNMDIPNNVMHYNGQDNYNNLYNQQVTYPPQYMMNSNLYYNETMSSQNNMNQMYNMTAHMEQCPNGNFYNFNNNNNNNF encoded by the coding sequence ATGGAACTATTTGATAGAGGAAGTTTAAGAAATTTATTTGTTGGTAGTTGTAATGAAAAGGATgacataataaaaaatttatttgtgTCAGCTATAACGCCAAGCATTAAGGATattgatgaaaaaaattataatttgcttggaatattaaataaatacgAGAATGAAATAAACTCCTGTATTAATATGagtaattattatataaatgaagcTTATTCATCTAACTTAAAGTCCGAAAAAGTAAGACGCAAATTGAgaattcatatatatacaatttatAAGGATGGACAAAGAGAAGTGAGTTTTCCTTCAAATATAAATCTTGAAGATTCACATagaatttataattatgttaGTCCATCAACATTTACTTTTAATATTCATGGTTATGTTTTAAATTTAGATGAGAATGATAAAGatttatttgaaaaagaagaatGTTTATCACGTTCCAAAAAAATTCAAAGTGAATTGAATTCCAATAATTccataaaagaaaatggGATGAATTCAAAGGAAATGGATAGTCAAAATTCGTATAGTGATGTTGATAATATATCTGATATAAGTGAACAAGAAATTGATTATTATAGTACTAGTGCTATGAAATTtacttcttttttttcaacCATAATAGTTATGAGGGATACCGAAACAATtatttatgataaaaaaaataaaaactaTTATGATTGTGATAAGTTGACATTTACTCGTATAGTAAATGAAAATACAAAAGAAacaatgaaaatatttctatttttagATCAAAAAATCCCTTTTTTTGAACTATCTCCTGAATTAAAGGATTTTATGAAATCATCAGAAGAAACTTTACCTGAAATAATAAGATGTATTTATGCATATAGTTTAGAAAATGACTTAATTGATTCAAGTATTATGAAAACAGATGAAGttttaaaaagtatattAGAGGTAGATGAATATGAATTTTCTGAATTACCTAAACTTTTGAAAAAACATATTTCCATTCAGAAACCAATAGTATTAGAGCATGTTATTGATTTAGAAAATTCTGAACAATCGGAGAGTATTTATGATATTGTTATTGATACATTTGAACCATATGTATCATTTGAAAATGgtgaatataaaaaatttttactTGATTCGCACAAATTTAATAAGTTATTGGAACTTTTAAGAATTAATGAAAAGGAATAtttaatgaataataaattaaatgaaatgaGTTCCaatgatgaagataaaagtgtgcaaaaaaaaaaacaagtGGATAATAATAGTGATGATCATAAAAATTCAAATGAAGATCAAATACTTAGTGAAATTCATAAGACtgaaaaagatataatgCAGAAGGAAAACTTTTATGATAATTCGGAAGATATATCATTaagtaatataaaagaatcAAATAATTTAACAGATGTtgaaaatgataatgaagtcattgatgaaaatataacaaaacAAATAGAAGAACAAgtaaataatgatatgatattatataataatactaatTCAGatgtaaaaaaagaaacCAAAAGtattgaagaaaaaaattttaataaagaGGATCCTAGGGATCAAGTTTTTTTGcaagaacaaaataatgaCAAAATATCATCTATGGGTATGTCAACATTTGAATTGATAAATGGATtacaaaatgaaataaatgaattagatgaaaaaattataaaaacattaaataaaattaaacataaaaatggTTTAAGATtacattataaaaatttttgtGAAAATCCATGTAAATTTATTGATCATTTTATGAATAGTAAATTTTCTGAAAATATGCAAAACGTAAATgataattcatatatttatgaacAGGCAGctaatattaatgatgataattattataagtTACCGTGGGTTCATAGAGGtatatcaaaatatttattaattaaaaataaaaattttgatGATATTCTTAAAACTGTATTAAATTCAATGAATTTAGAAtgtaaaagaaaagaaaatccaaatatatatgaaaatataaataacacTCAAGGAATAATgttaaataaaacaaagGACAAGCGTTTGaaaacattaaaaaataattatacacaacaaaatgtattaaaaaacaATTCATGTGAAGGTATTTCTAATAAGTATATGAATTATCCTCAATTagttaataataatagtattaatacatttcaaaattttggtaacaatataaattatataaataataacatgCAAAACCCATATATGGTAAATATGGATATACCAAATAATGTTATGCACTATAATGGACaagataattataataatttatataatcaaCAGGTTACATATCCTCCCCAGTATATGATGAATTCTAAcctttattataatgaaacCATGTCTtcacaaaataatatgaatcAAATGTATAATATGACAGCACATATGGAGCAATGTCCTAATggaaatttttataattttaacaataataataataataatttttaa
- a CDS encoding hypothetical protein (conserved Plasmodium protein, unknown function): MENTDNEYNYNIGTDHFELHIKNICYELKKRDKNKNGLILYNSFVEVMDLFQIEYNSSTMDYLMKHCLVTEDGFVNYKKLLLIHDPIKTIRNNSENVTESMNPKFIYIQDKYDDIDKYIEEKNEIIRKLYSQWDKCLLKDEEFKVKLMKENIDITPEFERSLYLYGPSRSLSFANVMKALYINDSKNRKNRNTFINKIKDEKWKRLNIHEGAQCFQELNRNPIAWEEPNIINVQNLIENVDTISKYLMRKENLNINKEEIITKNFFNNTIKNLIKNYIANKISEYDFYLCLNKLNISITQELNNLIKYHEMDNNGKFKDFATIIHRCIPKNISHNLHTNETLPIFGNTDKYENLNFIFNK, from the coding sequence ATGGAAAATACAGATAATGAATACAATTACAATATAGGGACTGATCATTTTGAActacatataaaaaacatatgttacgaattaaagaaaagagataaaaataaaaatggattaatattatataattcatttgTTGAAGTCATGGATTTATTTCAAATTGAATATAATAGTTCCACTATGGATTATTTAATGAAACATTGTTTAGTAACTGAAGATGGTTttgtaaattataaaaaattattgcTTATACATGATCCTATAAAAACGATTAGAAATAATTCTGAAAATGTAACTGAGTCAATGAACCctaaatttatatatattcaagataaatatgatgatattgataaatatattgaagaaaagaatgaaataataagaaaGTTATATTCTCAATGGGACAAATGTCTATTAAAAGATGAAGAATTCAAAGTGAAATTAATGAAGGAAAATATTGATATTACTCCAGAATTTGAAAGATCCTTGTATTTATATGGTCCAAGTAGATCATTAAGTTTTGCAAATGTAATGAAAgcattatatattaacgatagcaaaaatagaaaaaacAGAAACacttttataaataaaataaaggaTGAAAAATGGAAAAGATTAAATATTCATGAAGGTGCACAATGCTTCCAAGAACTTAACAGGAATCCTATAGCATGGGAAGAAccaaatataataaatgtacaAAATTTAATAGAAAACGTAGACACtatttcaaaatatttaatgagaaaagaaaatttaaatataaataaagagGAAATTATAActaaaaatttttttaacaatacaataaagaatttaataaaaaattatattgCCAATAAAATTTCAGAGtatgatttttatttatgcttaaataaattgaatatatcaataacgcaagaattaaataatcTAATTAAATATCATGAAATGGACAATAATGGTAAATTTAAAGATTTTGCCACAATAATACATAGATGTATaccaaaaaatatatcacaCAATTTACACACAAACGAAACACTACCAATATTTGGAAACACTGACAAATATGAAAACTtgaattttatatttaataaataa
- a CDS encoding hypothetical protein (conserved Plasmodium protein, unknown function), whose amino-acid sequence MKNTNKNNNIQSDTLSVNINNSNDFNKVLHEIKKKETQNDKRNNNSKRNLKPQIKTKKDNDTRNVTKEYEKNNIKNVRSLSNNKNNTTYLKKQNIEDDEDEKNIKFYDTPIFPYITSLILDYENDNKKPEPVSNVIESKEQIKRYNSHNKIERKNTIYDIYEKTLKKLSIQEDNVVEKNEEHLYNSSKSLEHKKSTTSEGSKIKSSVINTNISNNSFDESSSNDISVIQQKNHETKKDTKKPKQYHINDDTLRNDSNNSNYDHNNTCESINSSNEYNNNYKNKVHINENQKEKGENEKETQNMKKQQYNNNNVIKTNEKNHKVTNAFDDYYIDEEHFRQRSITIMQDKKKKKKNDRSYSLDSKSIISDELKEKNNEKEDLKKKEIKNNEKLNANKNESNQNSSHENIYYQKKTSQNENINHSLNDQTYKIKKKKSYDKQHTQKLYTRSDITTTDSDSSSINEKLNISYEIFKSKNENKMFSIDQEKKNKDSLLKVVNSKNILNIRKILRIMRELYIGFIGLQLIYFITYILFGNNNVYLIQIISMSCTLFSLLDANYHGYLLNGFIDICIAIFLNIAILQNISGFKTLQSNDVLKNITISNIVLLYFFSAFSFLNSYFIYKLHSLEKKSINYVIRNIESKTEKNIKRSVSTK is encoded by the coding sequence AtgaaaaatacaaataaaaataacaatattcAGAGCGATACCTTGAGtgttaatattaataatagCAACGACTTTAACAAAGTTTTAcatgaaataaaaaagaaagagaCACAGAATGATAAACGgaataataattctaaAAGAAATCTAAAACCCcaaataaaaacaaaaaaggATAATGACACAAGAAATGTTACGAAAGAATATGagaagaataatataaaaaatgtaagAAGTTTAAgtaacaataaaaataatacaacatatttaaagaaacaaaatattgaggatgatgaagatgaaaaaaatataaaattttatgatACTCCAATTTTCCCATATATTACCTCATTAATTCTAGATTATGAAAATGACAATAAAAAACCTGAACCCGTATCAAATGTTATCGAATCaaaagaacaaataaaGAGATACAATTCtcataataaaattgagaggaaaaatacaatttatgatatatatgaaaaaacaCTAAAAAAACTATCTATTCAAGAAGACAATGTagtagaaaaaaatgaagaacACCTTTATAATAGTAGTAAAAGCTTAgaacataaaaaaagtacTACTTCTGAAGGAAGTAAAATTAAAAGCAGTGTAATCAACACAAACATCTCAAACAATTCTTTTGACGAATCTTCTTCTAATGATATATCTGTAatacaacaaaaaaatcatgaaacaaaaaaagataCGAAAAAACCAAAACAATATCATATAAACGATGACACACTTAGAAATGATAGTAACAATTCAAATTatgatcataataatacatGTGAAAGTATAAATAGTTCcaatgaatataataataattataagaataagGTTCACATAAATGAAAatcaaaaagaaaaaggggaaaatgaaaaggaaacacaaaacatgaaaaaacaacaatataataataataatgttataaaaaCCAATGAAAAGAACCATAAAGTCACAAATGCATTTGACGATTATTATATAGATGAAGAACATTTTAGACAAAGATCCATTACAATAATGCAAGAcaaaaagaagaaaaaaaaaaacgacAGAAGTTACTCCTTGGATTCTAAATCGATTATCAGCGATGAACttaaggaaaaaaataatgaaaaagaagatttgaaaaaaaaggaaataaaaaataatgaaaagtTAAATGCAAACAAAAATGAAAGCAATCAAAATAGTAGCcatgaaaatatatattatcaaaaaaaaacttcTCAAAATGAAAACATTAATCATTCTTTAAATGATCAAACgtataaaattaaaaagaaaaaatcCTATGACAAACAACATACTCAGAAGTTATACACTAGGTCTGATATAACTACAACCGATTCTGATTCTTCTTcaattaatgaaaaattaaacatatcttatgaaatttttaaaagtaaaaatgaaaataaaatgttttcAATAGACcaagaaaagaaaaataaagataGCTTATTAAAAGTTGTAAATAgcaaaaatattttaaatattagaaaaatattaaggATAATGAGAGAACTTTATATTGGATTTATAGGATTACAactaatttattttattacctatatattatttggTAATAACaatgtatatttaattcaaataatatcaATGTCATGTACTTTGTTTTCACTCTTAGATGCTAATTATCATGgttatttattaaatggttttattgatatatgtatagccatttttttaaatatagCTATTTTACAAAACATATCTGGGTTTAAAACATTACAATCCAATGAtgttttgaaaaatataactaTATCAAATATTGTTCTCctttatttcttttcagccttttcatttttaaacagttattttatatacaaattacattctttagaaaaaaaaagtattaaTTATGTTATACGAAACATTGAATCaaaaacagaaaaaaatataaaaagatcAGTATCAactaaataa
- a CDS encoding 60S ribosomal protein L39, putative — protein MGSIKRFRLKQRLGKCRRQNRPVPHWYRLKKDTKIRYNTKRRHWRRTKLGL, from the exons atg gGATCAATTAAACGTTTTAGATTAAAACAAAGACTTGGAAAATGCAGAAGGCAAAATAGGCCTGTACCCCATTGGTATAGATTAAAGAAAGATACAAAAATAAG atataatacaaaaagaAGACACTGGAGAAGAACCAAATTAGgattataa